GTTATTTGCACCTTCCGTAGCATTGGGCATGACACATATAATCGACAAGTTTGTATCGATATTACGAGACGTCTCGCGAAGGTTAAACTCCTTATCAATTGATAAGCGcctaaaatgaaaattcagtaaaaagtgaaaaaattgaataatttacaaagaataGAATCGATCAGTCTGGTTTTTGAGAAGcttaaataacattaattgcgattaataaataatcaaaatgttcCATTATTAGATCTCAATGTCAGTGAGCGTGgattgcaaaatataaaagctgtttttctatttcctttcagaagataattattaataattatctacGAAGTTAATTAAAGTCCTTTTCTTAAAGGGTGACAACAGTAGTCCATTGGTTTATAGGACTCACGTGGTTGCTGTTGAATCTCGTGCTATTTCTTACACAACTGATATCCCTGATATTTTTAACCAGTGTCTCCTTTCGCTTATCCAACAAGCCAtgaaatgataattttaacaaaattcatcttatataaaatcttataaataaacaaacagtGATTTAAATAACTAAACTGTCAAGTTTATTGGTAATAAACtcataatataacataaatatcatttcataaaTAGTTTCTATATTGTATTCAAACATAATTATAcacattctttttattattaaatttttcttaaaagtattccttaaaagtatttcttaaaattgtattCGTACAAACATAAAGTTGATAAAAACATATCAAGGTAAATATGTGACTTTTTCTAAGAtatgaaaatcataaaaaacgtgaaaatataaacatgacaggcaataacaataaaaatagtgGAAGATAATCTTTACAAGAGATATCGAACCGAAATAgaataacgatattttaaaagcGATAATTGTATGATTATAATACTTGGAATCGcattaaatcattttatcaCTCATGCAGTGAAAAGGTACAAGTGTTTGCTTCTAAGTAAtcattaaaattgataattcaaTTATGACGTTGTTGTAACTTTTCTGTGATTAAATTTCAAGCTTATCATGATATGTATCGATAACGATATGTATCCGAGTACCTATTTCAAACATCGATATTCATATAAAAGGAAATCGTACACTCGTATCATTACACTTCAGTTTGAAAATCCTTCAAGTTACAATGACACGTCTCGCGTTAGTCGTCTTCATAATCGGTGTCGTTTTCGGCAGTaagtaaataatagaaattcaaacaaattaaattctaataaaataaattaaaatattaaattctattaataaaCTCCATTAAATTCGACTCTTCTTTAATAGTAACAAACATTGAAATAATCCAATTATAATTCTCTTATCTGTTCTGAATTCGCTAAAGTTGAATTTCATACTTTGCATATTAACTGAATaggaacgaaatgaaaaaataaaaataaataataataaaataaataaatgaataaataataataatgacaaaataaaaaaagttcgTTACTGTgcataatattgtaataagaaaaattaattcgaaattttatttatatagacgTCTTTGCCAGCAACCAAACGAACGAGATTGACGAGCAAATCGTCGGTGGCACCAATGCTCGCCTTGGTCAGTATCCTTATCAAGTATCGCTTAGACAAAATGGAAGACACTTCTGCGGTGGTACTCTGGTTACCAACAGACACGTAGTCACTGCTGCTCACTGCATCCATGGTATTGTGTCGCCTCCATTCAAAGATTTCACTGTCGTAACTGGTACAGTTACCCTCTCAAGTGGTGGTCAAAGCCACGCTGTTAAGTCGGCCGTCTACAATCCCGATTTCAAGCCTAGCTCTGCCGATTCTTTCAGAAATGACGTTGCTGTAGTCACTGTAAGTAAGAAATCGATATCGTAGAacggaataatattttacaacgtaCAAAGTTCTTCACTTTTATCGAAATGCATCATTAAcattaataacgataaaagatttatttctaattgtgaaaataaatccaCGCCAACGATACAACGGTACATCGTCTACATCAGCGATATTACAATTTCACCTTCATAGTTACCTTCCTGTACAGTCATTCAAATCAGTAGTCATTATTACGTTTCAGACACACGCACTCCTTGTTactttatttctctctctctctctctttttcttttatactatataaatagTTGCATATAATACacattaaaatactttattcCAATTGATTGTAAAAACAAACGTgtctgaaaagaaaaaaaaagttgcTACTCGACCCTTTCACAGTGAGAAAAATTGAGGCAGACAGTCAAATATGCAAcataattatcgatatttattccCTATGTGTATAAAGTTGAAaatgcatatatttttttgtatctaAAATCTTGTAGATAAAGAGACatgtaattaattgttaaatcaTTAATTCTGAATTCTGCGTCATTTTGTTATACTGTTAAAGGGTTAGAACGCATGAAACTCAAATAAAGCTGTTTAAGCTTTAACTAGATTTcacttgaaaatatatcaatatttgtaataatttcagCTCGCTAGCCCAGTTAGCGTAAACGCTAACCAGAAGCCAAttcctctcgtttcttctGATCCACCAGTTGGTGCAACATTGAGAATGACTGGTTGGGGAAAAACCAGTGCTAACGCAAACAACGTGCCTAATATCCTACAAACGACAACCGTAAATCTTCTAAACAATGCAGATTGTCAGAGTCGCTTGGGAATCCACATCTACCCTGGACAGTTATGTACCTATAACAAAAAGGGTGTTGGTATCTGTATGGTacgtattaaatttcaattttatgttcTTCAAATTAATATGATCACATATCACAGCTAATATACACATTCATCGATGTGACACTCTAATATTCTACTTCAAGTACAAGTTTCTAAAactaaaaaattgaatatatatacaacatttctttcatatatataattttacaaatacttACACTCAATTCATATAATTCACTCTGTATGGTTATTCAAGGTATAAATTTAGAATCTGTTTATAACTTTCCAAAATTAGtttcacaaaaaatatttgttctcCCTACAGGGTGATAGCGGCGGTCCCCTTGTCTACAATGGCCAACTTGTAGGTATCGCTTCCTTTGTCATTCCATGTGCTGAAGGCTACCCTGATGCTTACACTCGTGTCTCTCAATACAAAAGCTTCAtcaacagaaatttattttaatttagaatccggaacttaaataacaattattgtacaattcgtattttctctttgtaaataaacaaaattacattCACTATTGTGTCGATCGATTAATTTGATatcttgtaaatttttatctttaaatttatatacaatgaGGTCAATTAATATCGTCAGTGAACGATGACGTCATCGACGCTGTTCCACTGTCCTCGCCGTCTTTGGTATCGCGGAACGTGTGGGTCAGTCAAAAGGCCCACTCGATTGCGAGATTCCTTATAGAACTTTTACTGTATATCATTAACTCACGCAATGCTTTATGTTAGGTATTATCGCCAAAAATCAGAATTTGATGGAACGACATTACAGTTCtcagaaataatatataaattcatcgGTTAATTTGCTTtatgtatttctttattttaccttcatttttgcttttattattcttgtCGTGTaccaaaaatttatttacctaTTAGATTCTAGTTTTAGTTTATAGTTCTACAATCTACATACAAATGCATCGAGCTATTACTGCTGTTCTAAGAATATCAGTGTAAGGTCCAATAAACTCAAGATACAATTTGTGAActaatttcgaaaaacgatgTTTTATCTCTAAAAAAATACTCTGTTTACGACCTAGATTGTAAATAGCATTAATTAGGTATATTCTCCCGCTCAAAAATTTACAGTATGTTTCGGTCTTAAAAGATCTTAAAAGACATCATATCGCCTTAAAAGATAATGACTACCTTGAGTAAATAACAGTTTTATTCATAATGCTATTCTTTGACAGTGTTGGAATTATAATTGGAagactgcgaatgtttatgcaaattcatattgtAGAGAATACAATTGCAAACGTAGAACCTCGATAGAAAACTGTTTCATCTGTCAAGTATTATAGGAAGCgctatactttgaatattttatacatctgttcatattatgtgcattctgtACAATTTCGTACTTTcgaatttgttataaattcataaaaattcgcaatcgttttaacgtaaaacaAATTCGTAATGATATTTCAAGATAAGATctgtaattgtaatatatgCGATACCCTCCTCTTGTTTCTCGAGCAGATATACGAAAACGTTTGTCGAAAAAGCAAAAGATGTTTCAAACACTCGGGCCGGATTGTATACACAGAGTTTCTAAGAGAGTTCGCATACTTTCGTAAGCCGCTGTATTTGGTCAGCCGTGACAATATTCCACCCTCTTTCGGCATTGATTTACATGGACCGCGACCCTGACGAGGATAAGCTTTATTAGCAGAGACGCCACGGGGTTGTTCTCCTCCCGCACCCTGTTCCACGTCGACAACCCTCTTGCACAGGCGCGTGTACATCGTGTGACGTAGTCAGGAAAAGTATTGCCAAGGGTAGCATCGTGCACGAAATGCGGGTTAGTAGGGCACGAGCGTCGCGACGCCGAGCGTCGACGTCGTGTCAGTACCACCCGTTCGGTTTCTCGCATTCCTATTCATTCGTCGGTCTTTTATACAAGAATTTACGTTGGCTCCAACGAATTAGATCTATAAAACGACTGAAAAAAGTGAAATCTTAATATTTTGGTGCAAATACTCATGGGATGCGAAGTTGGTGGAGGAGATGGCTCTGATCAAATGCTGCCTCGAGACAGAGGTGCCTGACGTTTTCGAGATTCTCGCACGAAAGTGCACTGACCCAGGCTGTGAGTACAAATCAGTTGTTTTACGATAAGATGATAAACATTTTagttaaaagtaaaaattttagaaatgatATATGCACTGCAGTATGTACAATAACTAGAAACGAAACTTCTATACAACTGTATTTATCATAGCCGgctacatattaattaattaggttcaggtatattaaatttcgtatcgtttCGCATCTACGTGTGACAACAAAAATTTGCGctaagaaaatgaaatgtaaaatgtaataaaaaaaaaacattttatcggAAAATAACTGTATGTGCAAATGCTTCTTGCAGGCACTCgaagtacatatgtattagGACACTTACTTCGTTACATTTGTTGGAAagctaaattaaattcttaaaaagcttcctcgataaaaataaagtgaaaACTATTTACAAAATCGGGTAAAATCTGATTAATTCGTtatctataaaatacatacacCTTGAACTTATTCAGTTGAAAGTTGTTAAAGGAATTACGATTGATGCAGTTtgatttactttatattttcacaTAACATTCTTGGCAATTCcataaaattaacttttaGACTTTTATCTAGAGAGTTCACGAGTCAATAGGAAATTGACTGAAGCTGTGGAACACGTGCTTCCGCACGGCTGTTATCGCAACTCGCAACAGTTTCCATGTAGTTTGACAAACCTACATCTGCGTTTATCGCTCTTTTGATATGACATTCGCAACCATAAAATTGTGCATCAAAAGCAtacaagaattattatataagtaGTTTGAAAAGAGAGTTATGggaacaatgaaaaataatcaGTTGTAAAgcttttcatttcttcgaaCTTCTGCAGCTTTGTATCGAAAATTGTGTATTTATGACGGCATTAATATAAGTCTATCGATTTATCGATGGTGTATATAAGTAATATTCATTACTTCGCATAAACTTTGAGGATATCCTGCACACTATATTATCTTGCAAGTGTTTCATGTTTCCATCGAATACCTCCGTACGACCTAGTTTAAGTGTCCTAAAAAGCAAACTGTATGTTGTAATATTTgcaagaatataatatttgaaacaaaatttattcgtattatttatatttatttgtctcgtattatttttactatcataATTCGAAGCATATAAGTATAGCGTGGATGTTTCCGTGGCTcagaataaaacgaaaaccaaGAATAACAATATTACATTACAAATTGCGTTTCctgagaaaatcaaatttgaaaacttGTTAAACATGCGcgaatttaattcatttccgACTAAACAAAACTGGACGATCAACTGAAAATTgttctaaaaattatgtaaaaataagttaAGAATTTCTAATCAAGTGattctataattttgtaacaaattaCTCGCtaaaacacacacacacacacatttgaaaataatacaaaattgtgTGCAATTACAAAACAGCGTACAATAACCTCAAAATTCCAAGTTGATGTTCAATCAAATTAAACGATGACCGTGTCTCTATTGCATTTTCGTAATCAATTtcctaattttctaatatataacattaattttacgaCATAGATAGATGGTATAAATTGATTTTGGTATACTAAGTATGATAgaacaattttcatataacCGTTATTTGCAAACGTGCGAACAGATAAACGCGCGATATTGTATTGATTTTCGAAGCGCGCTGTCAACATTCGGAACATCTTGTCTTCCTGAATCGGTTTAGCTGACAGGCGTTCGCGCTTTTACCTTAAAATAGTTTTTCCCCAGATAATGCACGTATATGTGTCTCACAAAGGTGAAGAATGCAGTTCGTTTGTGTTTGTGTTTGTGCACAGTACACTGATTACGTTAAAGTGGAAAATTCATATTCGTGGGTAACCAACGTTGATAATTgcgtaattaatttctttgatcgttaataagaattttcaatttcagtaAAAAGAAAGCGATTCTCTTATCTTCGATTCATTATTGTATTTCTTAAAACAAATAAGTGCAAATTATGGACACCTACCCTCAGAAGTTTGAAGAATAGCGTTGACGCGATTAAATACAGTGATTAGAgcaatatacattttaatgaaaatatttaaatatcgacgagtatgtttctttattttaattgatttaattccatcgtttctttca
This Bombus pascuorum chromosome 1, iyBomPasc1.1, whole genome shotgun sequence DNA region includes the following protein-coding sequences:
- the LOC132906410 gene encoding chymotrypsin-1-like, yielding MTRLALVVFIIGVVFGNVFASNQTNEIDEQIVGGTNARLGQYPYQVSLRQNGRHFCGGTLVTNRHVVTAAHCIHGIVSPPFKDFTVVTGTVTLSSGGQSHAVKSAVYNPDFKPSSADSFRNDVAVVTLASPVSVNANQKPIPLVSSDPPVGATLRMTGWGKTSANANNVPNILQTTTVNLLNNADCQSRLGIHIYPGQLCTYNKKGVGICMGDSGGPLVYNGQLVGIASFVIPCAEGYPDAYTRVSQYKSFINRNLF